One Actinomycetota bacterium DNA segment encodes these proteins:
- a CDS encoding cation-translocating P-type ATPase, with translation MWYTKDLKAVTAELNTSLDGLTSAEAAARLFKYGPNELKEKAAKTPIEMITDQFKDFMILVLLAAALISGFVGEATDTIAIIVIVLLNAVIGFFQEYRAEKAIAALKQMAAPDAVALRDGSPVVVPSKTLVPGDVVVLEAGGIVPADLRLTEAAQLKIEEATLTGESVPAEKNTDSIAAADCPLGDRLNMAFKGTIVTYGRGAGIVVATGHATELGKIADLIQEEEGVKTPLQKRLARFGRNLAVLVLIICGVVFAMGMLRGEEPVLMLLTAISLAVAAIPEALPALVTVALALGARQLVKHNALIRTLPAVETLGSVTYICTDKTGTLTMNRMIVEELYVDGRLIKPGELTLGDRNVPHLKAVLQAMALSNDARADADGRLLGDPTETALYEFAAANGSAKPGLEESYPRVGELPFDSERKLMTTFHKWEGGKTVSFTKGAAESVFSNTTEVLTKEGLEPFDSAAFDKVGDKMAADGLRVLAIAMRLWDGVPSDMSPERAEAGLTLLGLVGIMDPPREEAKAAVALCHQAGIRPVMITGDHPLTAAAIAQRLGILEAHEKVMTGAELAELSLEDFEQAVEYITVYARVAPEQKLKIVRALQDRGQYVAMTGDGVNDAPALKRADIGVAMGITGTDVAKESSAMILLDDNFATIVEAVKEGRQIFDNIRKFIKYIMTSNSGEIWTIFLAPFFGLPIPLLPIHILWINLVTDGLPGIALAVEPPEKDVMNRPPRHPQESIFAHGLGTHLVWVGLLMGLICIFTQAYFLKAAGWHWQTMVFTVLCLSQMGHVMAIRSEKESLFKQGLISNKPLLGAFALTFVLQMATIYVPFLNPIFKTQPLSLVELGVTLALSSLVFIAVEIEKTVRRLRDA, from the coding sequence ATGTGGTACACCAAAGACTTAAAGGCTGTTACGGCCGAATTGAATACTTCTCTTGATGGGCTGACATCCGCCGAGGCGGCCGCCCGGTTGTTTAAGTACGGGCCGAACGAGCTAAAAGAGAAAGCCGCCAAGACGCCTATCGAAATGATTACGGACCAGTTCAAGGACTTCATGATCTTGGTCTTGTTGGCCGCGGCCTTGATTTCGGGTTTTGTCGGCGAGGCGACCGATACAATCGCCATTATCGTTATCGTCCTTTTAAACGCCGTCATCGGATTCTTCCAGGAATACCGGGCGGAAAAGGCTATCGCGGCTCTGAAACAAATGGCCGCGCCGGACGCCGTCGCTTTGCGCGACGGGTCCCCGGTCGTCGTTCCGTCCAAGACTTTGGTTCCGGGGGACGTTGTTGTTCTGGAGGCGGGAGGCATTGTCCCGGCCGACCTAAGATTGACGGAAGCGGCTCAGCTTAAGATTGAAGAGGCCACCCTGACCGGGGAATCAGTGCCGGCTGAGAAGAATACGGACTCTATAGCCGCCGCGGATTGCCCGTTGGGCGACCGCTTGAACATGGCTTTCAAAGGGACGATCGTCACCTATGGGCGGGGCGCCGGCATTGTCGTTGCCACCGGTCACGCGACCGAGCTTGGCAAGATCGCCGACTTAATCCAGGAGGAAGAAGGCGTAAAAACGCCTTTGCAGAAGCGCCTGGCGAGATTCGGTCGAAACCTGGCCGTCCTGGTCCTTATCATATGCGGGGTCGTTTTCGCGATGGGCATGCTGCGTGGCGAAGAGCCGGTCTTGATGCTGCTGACAGCCATCTCTTTAGCCGTCGCGGCCATTCCGGAAGCTCTGCCGGCTCTTGTCACAGTCGCCCTGGCCCTCGGCGCCCGACAACTTGTTAAACACAACGCCCTGATAAGAACCTTGCCGGCTGTGGAAACACTGGGGTCTGTTACGTATATCTGCACAGATAAAACCGGCACGCTAACCATGAACAGGATGATTGTCGAGGAATTATACGTTGACGGGCGTTTGATAAAACCGGGCGAGCTTACCCTTGGTGACCGCAACGTGCCCCACCTGAAAGCCGTCTTACAGGCGATGGCGTTGTCGAATGACGCAAGAGCCGACGCTGACGGACGATTGCTGGGCGACCCCACGGAAACCGCCTTGTATGAGTTCGCCGCCGCGAACGGTTCGGCAAAACCGGGTTTGGAGGAGTCTTATCCTCGCGTCGGGGAGCTGCCGTTCGACTCCGAACGCAAACTCATGACCACGTTTCATAAATGGGAGGGAGGGAAAACCGTCTCCTTCACCAAAGGGGCGGCCGAATCCGTCTTCTCCAACACAACGGAAGTCTTAACAAAAGAAGGCTTGGAGCCGTTTGACAGCGCGGCTTTCGATAAGGTCGGTGATAAGATGGCCGCCGACGGTTTGCGGGTTCTGGCTATCGCCATGCGGTTATGGGACGGTGTCCCTTCCGACATGTCGCCGGAAAGAGCCGAGGCCGGGCTAACGCTTCTCGGTCTGGTCGGCATCATGGATCCGCCGCGCGAGGAGGCTAAAGCAGCTGTTGCGCTATGCCATCAGGCGGGCATCCGACCGGTTATGATTACGGGTGACCATCCTCTGACGGCGGCGGCTATCGCCCAGCGGCTCGGCATCCTGGAAGCCCATGAGAAGGTCATGACAGGAGCGGAGCTAGCCGAACTCTCGCTGGAAGACTTCGAGCAGGCTGTGGAGTATATAACCGTATACGCGCGAGTCGCGCCGGAGCAAAAACTTAAAATCGTAAGGGCGCTTCAAGATCGTGGTCAATACGTCGCCATGACCGGCGACGGTGTAAACGACGCTCCGGCATTGAAACGGGCAGACATTGGCGTGGCTATGGGAATAACAGGCACGGATGTCGCCAAGGAATCCTCGGCGATGATTCTCCTGGACGACAATTTCGCGACCATCGTTGAAGCGGTCAAGGAAGGCCGTCAGATATTCGACAATATCCGGAAATTCATTAAGTATATTATGACCAGCAACTCCGGGGAGATATGGACCATCTTCCTGGCGCCTTTCTTCGGGCTGCCCATACCCTTGCTGCCGATTCATATCCTCTGGATAAACCTGGTGACGGACGGATTGCCGGGCATCGCTTTGGCGGTAGAGCCGCCTGAGAAAGACGTTATGAACCGGCCTCCGCGGCATCCTCAGGAGAGCATCTTTGCCCATGGTCTCGGAACACATCTTGTCTGGGTGGGCCTGCTGATGGGCCTGATTTGTATATTCACCCAGGCCTATTTCTTAAAGGCTGCCGGCTGGCACTGGCAGACAATGGTTTTTACGGTTCTATGCTTGAGCCAGATGGGCCACGTCATGGC